A single Thermofilaceae archaeon DNA region contains:
- a CDS encoding radical SAM protein, with protein MEGPGYDPVKLAEGLKGVVCKGNMRKYYRFRGGRWYGGIATADCVGCNLRCVFCWGWQVRDNPRGAGFWCTPEEVAGRLRGIAERRGYSQVRISGNEPTLCREHLLEVLGLLEGSRLLFILETNGILIGHDSSYARDLSRFSNVHVRVSIKGASAEEFHRLTGAKPEAFELQLKALEHLLDYGVSAHPAAMLSFSEPQSVERLKARLAEIDESLVREFEEEYVFLYPHVVAQLRRAGIWPKVAYSPDNIPSELI; from the coding sequence TTGGAGGGGCCTGGCTACGATCCCGTGAAGCTGGCCGAGGGGTTGAAGGGTGTAGTCTGCAAGGGAAACATGCGCAAGTACTACAGGTTCCGCGGCGGTAGGTGGTACGGGGGTATCGCGACGGCGGACTGCGTGGGCTGCAACCTGCGCTGCGTCTTCTGCTGGGGTTGGCAGGTGCGGGACAACCCGCGCGGCGCTGGCTTTTGGTGCACTCCGGAGGAGGTAGCGGGTAGGTTGAGGGGCATCGCGGAGCGGAGGGGGTACAGCCAGGTGCGCATCAGCGGGAACGAGCCGACGCTCTGCAGAGAGCACCTGCTGGAGGTCCTAGGGCTGCTCGAGGGTTCGCGCCTCCTCTTCATCCTGGAGACGAACGGGATCCTGATCGGGCACGACTCGAGCTACGCGAGGGACCTCTCGCGTTTCTCGAACGTGCACGTGAGGGTTTCCATCAAGGGGGCGAGCGCTGAGGAGTTCCACCGGCTCACGGGGGCCAAGCCGGAGGCCTTCGAGCTGCAGCTCAAGGCGCTGGAGCACCTCCTCGACTACGGCGTCTCAGCCCACCCCGCCGCGATGCTCTCGTTCTCCGAACCCCAGTCGGTTGAGCGGTTGAAGGCTAGGCTCGCGGAGATCGACGAGAGCCTGGTGCGGGAGTTCGAGGAGGAGTACGTCTTCCTCTACCCGCACGTCGTCGCACAGCTGAGGAGGGCTGGCATCTGGCCGA
- a CDS encoding flavodoxin — MAGSVLIAYYSWSGNTRRLAEAIYRLTGGTLFEIVPATPYPADYDETVRQAREEIRRGYKPQLKSRLETIEPFKVVFVGSPNWWGTIAPPVASFLSMYDFSGKVVAPFFSHGGGGLQRMLTAVKQLCPRSTVLDPLVVYEGDVDRAEELVGAWLKRLGIERYLGP; from the coding sequence ATGGCGGGAAGCGTCTTAATCGCGTACTACTCGTGGTCCGGTAACACGCGCAGGCTCGCAGAGGCGATTTACAGGCTCACTGGCGGAACCCTATTTGAGATCGTTCCGGCCACGCCGTACCCCGCGGACTACGACGAGACGGTTAGGCAGGCTAGGGAGGAGATACGGCGCGGCTACAAGCCCCAGCTCAAGTCCAGGCTGGAGACGATCGAACCCTTCAAGGTCGTCTTCGTCGGGTCGCCCAACTGGTGGGGGACGATCGCGCCGCCCGTCGCCAGCTTCCTGAGCATGTACGACTTCTCCGGCAAAGTGGTTGCGCCCTTCTTCAGCCACGGCGGCGGCGGGTTGCAGCGGATGCTCACAGCCGTCAAGCAGCTCTGCCCCAGGTCCACCGTGCTCGACCCGCTGGTCGTCTACGAGGGGGACGTGGATCGCGCCGAGGAGCTGGTCGGCGCTTGGCTGAAGAGGCTGGGCATCGAGAGGTACCTCGGCCCCTGA
- a CDS encoding M55 family metallopeptidase, giving the protein MKAYVSVDMEGMPFIVSRDHLSPGRPLFDEARRIATSVVSTLAEALYDLGFGEVMVADSHGEMVNLDVEKLPEYVEVIRGFPRPASMVACVEEADVAVFVGYHAKFGTERAAFDHTYSGRVYRSILVNGVEASEFLLNAYVAGFYGKPVVLVAGDERLLEEDVAKLAPWAVRVPLKRSLGRFSARSFSLERVKRRLREGAVEAVRRFKSGEAKPLRAAEPVELKATFNSTAYAEVACLVPGARRSSPLTVEYTARNILEAYKLIELWALAASALER; this is encoded by the coding sequence ATGAAGGCCTACGTTTCGGTCGACATGGAGGGCATGCCCTTTATCGTATCCAGGGACCACTTGTCGCCGGGTAGGCCCCTCTTCGACGAGGCTAGGAGGATTGCAACGTCGGTCGTCTCAACCCTCGCCGAGGCGCTCTACGACTTGGGGTTCGGGGAGGTGATGGTCGCGGACAGCCACGGCGAAATGGTGAACCTGGACGTTGAGAAGCTGCCCGAGTACGTGGAGGTGATCAGGGGCTTCCCACGACCAGCGAGCATGGTGGCCTGCGTCGAGGAAGCAGATGTTGCGGTTTTCGTGGGCTACCACGCGAAGTTCGGGACGGAGAGGGCAGCGTTCGACCACACTTACAGTGGCCGGGTCTACAGGTCGATCCTCGTAAACGGCGTTGAAGCCAGCGAGTTCCTCCTCAACGCGTACGTCGCCGGCTTCTACGGGAAGCCCGTCGTGCTCGTGGCGGGGGACGAGAGGCTGCTGGAGGAGGACGTGGCGAAGCTAGCGCCTTGGGCCGTCCGCGTCCCGCTGAAGAGGAGCTTGGGGAGGTTCTCGGCGAGGAGCTTCAGCCTCGAGCGAGTTAAGCGTAGGCTGCGGGAGGGCGCGGTGGAAGCTGTGAGGAGGTTCAAATCGGGAGAGGCGAAGCCCCTGCGCGCGGCGGAGCCGGTGGAGCTGAAGGCCACCTTCAACTCGACGGCGTACGCCGAGGTAGCCTGCCTCGTGCCCGGGGCGAGGCGGTCAAGCCCCCTCACCGTCGAGTACACGGCGAGGAACATCCTGGAAGCCTACAAGCTCATCGAGCTGTGGGCGCTAGCGGCGTCAGCGCTCGAGCGCTGA
- a CDS encoding FGGY family carbohydrate kinase: MSVALVFDCGSTNLRVAAVSESGEIVAQASEPNGPVPQPGRADWLIWDVDAIWLKLCKLSRRVVEQLEGVRIAAVSVTTWGADGALVERDGSLAYPAISWQCNRTREVVPLLLELVSPREIFRVTGYQVIHFNTLFKWLWIRRNEPEAFERAHTWLMMPGLIAHRLCGEFHVDPTSASTAMAMDLAKRDWSSEMLSLVGLDPGFFPEWVEPGEVIGHVTGEASKAAGIPEGVPVVAAGHDTQFAIFAAGASADEAVLSSGTWEILALRMDRFDPNDEALELGVLIEADVERGKWNPQLLMIASAVLEWLKRLAYPELGPGEYARMVEEASCVAPGSGGLLFIPSFVPDSGPLAKYGVAGAIVGLRLGSSRGQLYRAALEGLSLQLRLALESLERAYGFRAKGVRVVGGGSKNELWNQIRADVLGKPVTVPRQSEATVLGAAIAAFKGAGVYSSMEEGLRRTAFGLRSYEPSRRAEYDALYRRFTALLEALSRAGV; this comes from the coding sequence GTGAGCGTAGCCCTCGTCTTCGACTGCGGCTCAACGAACCTCAGGGTGGCAGCGGTCAGCGAGAGCGGGGAGATCGTTGCTCAGGCGAGCGAGCCGAACGGGCCCGTCCCCCAGCCGGGGCGCGCGGACTGGCTCATCTGGGACGTTGACGCGATCTGGTTGAAGCTGTGCAAGCTTTCACGCAGGGTCGTCGAGCAGCTCGAAGGTGTGCGCATAGCTGCGGTGTCCGTGACGACGTGGGGGGCGGACGGGGCGCTCGTAGAGAGGGATGGGAGCCTCGCCTACCCTGCGATCTCGTGGCAGTGCAACAGGACGCGGGAGGTGGTGCCGCTTCTGCTCGAGCTGGTGAGCCCGAGGGAGATCTTCAGGGTGACGGGCTACCAGGTGATCCACTTCAACACGCTGTTCAAGTGGCTCTGGATCAGGCGGAACGAGCCGGAAGCCTTCGAGCGCGCTCACACCTGGCTGATGATGCCGGGCCTCATCGCCCACAGGCTCTGCGGCGAGTTCCACGTAGATCCGACCAGCGCCTCGACGGCCATGGCGATGGACCTGGCCAAGAGGGATTGGAGCAGCGAGATGCTCTCGCTCGTCGGGCTCGACCCCGGCTTCTTCCCCGAGTGGGTTGAGCCGGGGGAGGTCATCGGCCACGTGACCGGCGAGGCCTCGAAGGCCGCTGGCATACCCGAGGGGGTCCCCGTGGTCGCGGCCGGGCATGACACGCAGTTCGCGATCTTCGCGGCCGGCGCGAGCGCTGACGAAGCTGTGCTCTCGAGCGGGACGTGGGAGATCCTGGCTCTTCGCATGGACCGCTTCGACCCGAACGATGAGGCGCTCGAGCTGGGCGTCCTGATCGAAGCGGACGTCGAGAGGGGCAAGTGGAACCCGCAGCTCCTCATGATCGCTTCCGCGGTGCTCGAGTGGCTGAAGCGCCTAGCCTACCCGGAGCTCGGGCCGGGGGAGTACGCGAGGATGGTGGAGGAGGCGTCCTGCGTGGCGCCGGGGTCCGGGGGTCTCCTGTTTATCCCCAGCTTCGTCCCCGACTCGGGCCCCCTGGCGAAGTACGGGGTGGCGGGAGCCATCGTCGGCCTGAGGCTGGGGAGTAGCCGGGGGCAGCTGTACCGCGCGGCTCTCGAGGGCCTCTCGCTGCAGCTCCGCTTGGCGCTCGAGTCGCTGGAGCGCGCTTACGGCTTCAGGGCGAAGGGGGTCAGGGTCGTGGGGGGCGGCTCGAAGAACGAGCTGTGGAACCAGATCAGAGCCGACGTGCTGGGCAAACCCGTCACCGTGCCGCGGCAGAGCGAAGCCACAGTGCTGGGCGCGGCGATAGCGGCCTTCAAGGGCGCCGGCGTCTACAGCAGCATGGAGGAGGGGTTGAGGAGGACTGCCTTCGGCTTGAGGAGCTACGAGCCCTCGCGAAGGGCAGAGTACGATGCGCTCTACCGCAGGTTCACCGCGCTGCTCGAAGCCCTCTCGCGGGCCGGCGTCTAA
- a CDS encoding HEPN domain-containing protein, producing the protein MREEAKAWYDGSLVDLEEAKSAFREGRYNWAVFAAHQAVEKALKSAIMVLRREPPPKTHDLSRLLSALGVELPEDLRVGVLELSPYYTVARYPNAGLERPWESIDRALASRLLRIAEEVVEYVGRAAGLR; encoded by the coding sequence GTGAGAGAGGAGGCTAAAGCCTGGTACGATGGTTCGCTCGTGGATCTGGAAGAAGCGAAATCCGCTTTTAGGGAGGGGAGGTACAACTGGGCGGTTTTCGCAGCCCACCAGGCAGTCGAGAAGGCGCTGAAGTCGGCCATCATGGTTCTCAGGAGGGAGCCGCCGCCCAAAACCCACGATTTGTCGCGCCTGCTATCGGCGCTCGGAGTGGAGCTGCCGGAGGACCTCAGGGTGGGGGTGCTGGAGCTGTCACCCTACTACACTGTGGCTAGGTACCCCAACGCCGGGCTGGAGAGGCCGTGGGAGAGCATCGATAGAGCGCTAGCCAGCAGGCTGTTGAGGATAGCCGAGGAGGTGGTGGAGTACGTCGGCAGGGCAGCGGGGCTCAGGTAG
- a CDS encoding nucleotidyltransferase domain-containing protein, producing the protein MERVVEQLGSAQVYLFGSYARGDWLRDSDVDLIVVSPAFRGLNLGERYLLVRRLLPDTISVELLLYTPEEFERLRGRSVILRDAEKYWVRLL; encoded by the coding sequence GTGGAAAGGGTGGTGGAGCAGCTGGGCTCAGCTCAAGTGTACCTGTTTGGGAGCTACGCGCGGGGCGATTGGCTCAGGGACAGCGATGTGGACCTCATCGTGGTTTCCCCAGCCTTCCGGGGGCTGAACTTGGGCGAGAGGTACCTTCTCGTGAGGAGGCTGCTGCCCGACACGATCTCGGTGGAGCTCCTGCTCTACACTCCTGAGGAGTTCGAGAGGCTCAGGGGGAGGAGCGTGATCCTAAGGGATGCGGAGAAGTACTGGGTGAGGTTGCTTTAG